The Lycium barbarum isolate Lr01 chromosome 9, ASM1917538v2, whole genome shotgun sequence genome has a segment encoding these proteins:
- the LOC132610700 gene encoding E3 ubiquitin-protein ligase RGLG3 isoform X2 has product MGNQESALNDTHSDYYHHSPERVRNQIGSNTQDQPTTYAERSVDSNYRAQVTSYAGGSDRANYQRSQQASYIADNYKSLDEVVTALREAGLESSNLILGIDFTKSNEWTGKSSFNRRSLHSIGHTANPYEQAISIIGRTLSPFDEDNMIPCFGFGDATTHDQHVFSFYPDRRPCNGFEEALARYKEIVPYLKLSGPTSFAPVVNAAIDIVEANNGQYHVLVIIADGQVTRSVDTAPGSLSPQEQATMNSIVAASEYALSIILVGVGDGPWDEMKCFDDNIPQRTFDNFQFVNFTQIMSERSEMEKKETAFALAALMEIPIQYRATQRLQFRDKRGPGARPLPPPREVIDHDNAVKSLPHVTSYEPVDSETAEQVCPICLTNPKDMAFGCGHLTCKECGVTLALCPICREPIKTRIRLYG; this is encoded by the exons ATGGGGAATCAAGAGTCTGCCCTAAATGACACTCACAGTGATTATTATCACCATAGCCCAGAACGTGTAAGAAATCAAATTGGCTCCAATACTCAAGATCAGCCTACTACTTATGCAGAAAGATCTGTGGATTCTAACTATCGAGCTCAAGTTACATCATATGCCGGAGGTTCAGATAGAGCGAACTACCAAAGGAGCCAGCAAGCCTCTTACATAGCTGATAACTATAAATCTTTAGATGAG GTTGTTACCGCATTACGAGAAGCAGGCCTTGAATCGTCAAACTTGATTCTTGGCATTGATTTCACCAAAAGCAATGAATGGACAG GGAAGTCTTCATTTAACAGGAGAAGCCTCCACTCAATTGGTCACACAGCTAACCCATACGAGCAAGCCATCTCTATAATTGGGCGAACTTTGTCTCCTTTTGATGAAGACAACATGATACCTTGTTTTGGATTTGGTGATG CAACCACACATGATCAACATGTGTTTAGCTTTTACCCTGATCGTCGCCCTTGCAATGGATTTGAGGAAGCTCTTGCAAGATATAAGGAAATTGTTCCTTATCTGAAATTATCAG GTCCAACTTCATTTGCCCCAGTAGTCAATGCTGCAATTGATATAGTGGAAGCAAATAATGGGCAGTACCATGTCCTTGTCATTATTGCAGACGGACAG GTAACAAGGAGCGTAGACACTGCCCCTGGAAGCCTTAGCCCTCAAGAACAGGCTACTATGAATTCTATTGTTGCTGCTAG TGAATATGCTCTTTCAATTATTCTGGTCGGTGTTGGAGATGGCCCATGGGATGAAATGAAATGTTTTGATGATAACATTCCCCAACGGACATTTGATAACTTTCAG TTCGTCAATTTTACACAAATCATGTCTGAGCGTTCAGAGATGGAAAAGAAGGAAACAGCCTTTGCTCTTGCCGCACTAATGGAAATTCCGATTCAGTACCGAGCCACACAACGCCTTCAATTCAGAGA CAAAAGAGGCCCTGGGGCAAGGCCACTTCCTCCTCCTCGTGAAGTAATTGATCATGACAATGCTGTCAAATCATTGCCACATGTGACAAGCTATGAACCTGTTGACTCTGAAACTGCAgaacaa gTTTGTCCCATTTGCTTGACAAACCCAAAGGACATGGCTTTTGGATGCGGTCATTTG ACATGCAAGGAATGTGGAGTCACATTAGCATTGTGTCCTATATGCCGAGAGCCCATTAAAACTCGCATAAGACTGTACGGCTAG
- the LOC132610700 gene encoding E3 ubiquitin-protein ligase RGLG3 isoform X1, translating to MGNQESALNDTHSDYYHHSPERVRNQIGSNTQDQPTTYAERSVDSNYRAQVTSYAGGSDRANYQRSQQASYIADNYKSLDEVVTALREAGLESSNLILGIDFTKSNEWTGKSSFNRRSLHSIGHTANPYEQAISIIGRTLSPFDEDNMIPCFGFGDATTHDQHVFSFYPDRRPCNGFEEALARYKEIVPYLKLSGPTSFAPVVNAAIDIVEANNGQYHVLVIIADGQVTRSVDTAPGSLSPQEQATMNSIVAASEYALSIILVGVGDGPWDEMKCFDDNIPQRTFDNFQFVNFTQIMSERSEMEKKETAFALAALMEIPIQYRATQRLQFRESKRGPGARPLPPPREVIDHDNAVKSLPHVTSYEPVDSETAEQVCPICLTNPKDMAFGCGHLTCKECGVTLALCPICREPIKTRIRLYG from the exons ATGGGGAATCAAGAGTCTGCCCTAAATGACACTCACAGTGATTATTATCACCATAGCCCAGAACGTGTAAGAAATCAAATTGGCTCCAATACTCAAGATCAGCCTACTACTTATGCAGAAAGATCTGTGGATTCTAACTATCGAGCTCAAGTTACATCATATGCCGGAGGTTCAGATAGAGCGAACTACCAAAGGAGCCAGCAAGCCTCTTACATAGCTGATAACTATAAATCTTTAGATGAG GTTGTTACCGCATTACGAGAAGCAGGCCTTGAATCGTCAAACTTGATTCTTGGCATTGATTTCACCAAAAGCAATGAATGGACAG GGAAGTCTTCATTTAACAGGAGAAGCCTCCACTCAATTGGTCACACAGCTAACCCATACGAGCAAGCCATCTCTATAATTGGGCGAACTTTGTCTCCTTTTGATGAAGACAACATGATACCTTGTTTTGGATTTGGTGATG CAACCACACATGATCAACATGTGTTTAGCTTTTACCCTGATCGTCGCCCTTGCAATGGATTTGAGGAAGCTCTTGCAAGATATAAGGAAATTGTTCCTTATCTGAAATTATCAG GTCCAACTTCATTTGCCCCAGTAGTCAATGCTGCAATTGATATAGTGGAAGCAAATAATGGGCAGTACCATGTCCTTGTCATTATTGCAGACGGACAG GTAACAAGGAGCGTAGACACTGCCCCTGGAAGCCTTAGCCCTCAAGAACAGGCTACTATGAATTCTATTGTTGCTGCTAG TGAATATGCTCTTTCAATTATTCTGGTCGGTGTTGGAGATGGCCCATGGGATGAAATGAAATGTTTTGATGATAACATTCCCCAACGGACATTTGATAACTTTCAG TTCGTCAATTTTACACAAATCATGTCTGAGCGTTCAGAGATGGAAAAGAAGGAAACAGCCTTTGCTCTTGCCGCACTAATGGAAATTCCGATTCAGTACCGAGCCACACAACGCCTTCAATTCAGAGA AAGCAAAAGAGGCCCTGGGGCAAGGCCACTTCCTCCTCCTCGTGAAGTAATTGATCATGACAATGCTGTCAAATCATTGCCACATGTGACAAGCTATGAACCTGTTGACTCTGAAACTGCAgaacaa gTTTGTCCCATTTGCTTGACAAACCCAAAGGACATGGCTTTTGGATGCGGTCATTTG ACATGCAAGGAATGTGGAGTCACATTAGCATTGTGTCCTATATGCCGAGAGCCCATTAAAACTCGCATAAGACTGTACGGCTAG